ctatttctaatttttttttcaaaatttttttcagttattattctcctttgcaatttttttttttacgatatttctatttcttttttttttacattttcttcatctgtatttttttcagttattgttttcctttacaacttttttttgacgatatttctatttttcttttcttattacatcatctttatctatattttcttttaattattatctttctttgcaactttttttattttttatttttcagccCTTTTTTAtagcattttcgtctttttttatctatttatttatttatttttacatacctgcctatagcgccggtaggctttcttcagggtccagattgttggcccaagcccgtcataggcgcaggcaatttttatagtagcgccagctgtgcttgctttattttcctgtttttaattAATGTATGTGATCTTGAACCattcattattacacacacacacacacacacacacacacacacacacacacacacacacacaggtgatatttGTTCCCTCATTAACTATAATCAGTTCCAGGTAGACTTGTCATACTTAATTCACGAgtggcaagtgtttttttttccgtgttcaaGCGCTTGGGGATGCGGGAGAGTACGTGACCTTTCCAAGAGCTCACTTatttatctgtgtatttattaaattgcttattcatttatttttgttcttggagAGTAGATTTCATGTCCTACTCTTTTATGAACCCGAAAGTTATCATTCACGTGcgttttcttttatactttctgtACGTACGAAAAAAGGGAGCTAAGGtaaggggatgaaaaagggaagggggggtatGGGGACTGAGGTTGAAGGTATATTACTTTCTATCCGTccgaaaaaagggagataaggtaaggggatgaagagggaaggggagggttgagggCTGAGGTTGAAGGTATATATTAattgtaagtggaggaggaggaggaagaagtagagcaggaggaggaggaggaggaagaagaagaattgaagcaggaaaaggaggaggaggtggaggaggaggaggaattgaagcaggaggaggaggaggaggaggaagaagtagagcaggaggaagaggaggaggaggaagaatttaagcaggagaaggaggaggaggaggaggaggaattgaaggaggaggaggaggaggaggaggaggaggaggaagaagtagagcaggagggggaggaggaggaggaggaggaggaggaagaattgaagcaggagaaggaggaggaggaggaggaattgaagcaggaggaggaggaggaggaattgaagcaggaggaggaggaggaggaagtgaagcaggaggaggaggaggaggaagtgaagcaggaggaggaggaggaggaagaggaagtgaagcaagaggaggaggaggaggtggaggtcaggTCATCAATTCGTTAATCATCTCATTTATTTATCCTCGCACGTTTATTAACATTCATGCACTTCTTTTCCAGCTCTTAATAAGCAACGCGAATAGCGTCAAATATTCAGTAATTTTCTATTTAACTCATTCACCAATCAACGTCATTAGTATTCGTGTATAACTTCTTAATGAACTTTATTTTTGACTTGAAGTGTATATGATTTGCCTTCTTCATTAAGTAAGTCACAAGGAAGGGTATTAATGACCTCTCGTATCGTGTATCAGACTGCAGGTGAGTATTTATTGGTACCTTTAATTATTTACTCACCTGTGGACCTGATCGACTACACCTgacactttttttatttatttattattttttgggggagGTGAATCAACAATGTTCTTCACTACACCACTATGTTATGGACGCCTCATTTAATTGATATATTCCATGACTATCTATGACTATTTagcgattttttttatagtagagaaAGCGCAtaattataatctctctctctctctctctctctcatactcaccTGTTTGTAATGTTTGTTTTCCTCTAAGACAggcctgaatgtgtgtgtgtgtgtgtgtgtgtgtgtgtgtgtgtgtgtgtgtgtgtgtgtgtgtgtgtgtgtgtgtgtgtgtgtgtgtgtgtgtgtgtgtgtgtgtgtgtgtgtgtgtgtgtgaggacccTCCAACCCACCTGTGTATGTCTTTACCTGAGGACTCTTGTTCCTCATAATTAACAGGTGTAAGAGTCCTCCTCAGTCCTTAtcctcatctcgttttctttttcttctgttttctctttgtcctcctcctttttttctcttcctcttagtcgtgttcctccttttttatctggcttttagttctcttcctcctttttttctcttctcgccttctcctctttctcctcgttctcctcgtcgttgtcattgtctatcttactttctctctttctctttcttctcctcctactccttctcctcctctacttcatatCTGCTCATCTGTTTGACACTCGATATGggtacgtattaaaaaaaaatagtagtagtagtagtagcagtagtagtagtagtagtagtagtagtagtagttcaggtatatattcacttctttttattcattcataccgctgggtgagtgagtgcttgggagccatgttgtgggatccaataccgtagatacattcaagaagaggttggataaattcatggatggtgaggtaaggtggggttgagtgtacaggagctgccttgtataggccaaccggcctcttgtagactccttacgttcttatgttcttatggtcttaTGTTCCATTTCCCGTAAAATTCGTCAAGTTCATCTGTCTTTTCAAcataaaaaggtcgaagatacataagtgtgtactatgtggacgtatttttttattattctttcatttgattttgttcgactttgattaaatcctgtcagtgaagaaatagaacggccagactggtgtgttgacatcatcacttgatgagagagagagagagagagagagagagagagagagagagagagagagagagagagagagagagagagagagagagagagagagagagagagagagagagagagagagagagagagagagagagagagagagagagagagagagagagagagagagagagagagagagagagagagagagagagagagagagagatagttttgTGGGAGCGATTTTCAGGTGGATGGAACACTTTGTTAGCAAAATTTTGACATTTTGTTTTgcttattgatgaaggagttattggcaagtcggagaacagatttggcacgattcttggcataaatgtgaagaccattatTAGCAAAAGTTCTAGGGCTCctgcaccttctgtgagctgcctcaatcgttgatagcacgcgaacaagcgtgactgaaccagggagttttgccatgataaatgaataacgcggaatgtgtggctccatcccgatctcacctccgtcacgctctgggcacgcgtctcagacctggaagctataatcattccgcagagaatgagagagaaaataaaactcagctcatcacactgagctgaagcataatggcaagagcattctaatacctttcatttaaatatagttttaaaacaggtggtcgttcagacaactccttacataacgtttcttgttctgaggtgcaacacgaccccgcTATCCCTGCCTATGGTTTTTTGTAAgaaaatattttctattttttcatttgaaatataagataagaaatgtaagcacacacatgcgtccaaacactccccacagatgcgacactcttgaacaatttgttccgtagaagtggcaccgttccatgggattcgttcctctgcatggtgattttagtcagctggcgagccgttcctctcagtgtgattgtggtgcttcttggcactcctcagtctctgttatcaccagtcagcgacagttactgttcagcgggtgttgagaaatgcacccggaatgtacgtcacctgtacgtcgctgaacatttgagtttgatcacgacgctgtgtactcgcccggtgctcacagaaactcgccaccactcggctttgcgcctctcttggcacgacttctgctgcgggagttggtgccccgatgtgtctgtccctcgtagaaatgccttgtttcgtatcttggcgggacgtggctgctggcgttgtgctggcggtgctgtgagtggcggctgttggtgtagttgtgcagcataccagccactgttttgctggaaggagtcgttctctgtgtcggcctctcgaggtgccgaggtgcgccacgcagcgagttagaggcggatctaacgggctgctggtgaggccttgaggtaaagttgggaggctgagtgacttggagcggcgcggcgtatctgaaggtgtcgtggccacggtacacctcacgttccttaacgggggcgcggaggtcaccaaggttgaagcgcacatgtcctggacaggtggaccgtggcatcttttctttcttcaggatacctttaggagacttcccttcagtagtggtattcatttgtgcacagcgagctgctccaactgtttgctggtgtagtgcgttgtgtttctttaccgcgtcctttgctgaccctttctgtggcttcactgttctctcctttcgcctttccagctcaggacgaatgctggagagagggaagccatacctgaagtagtcgtagccacaatacagttcacgatccttgacgaaagtgttcaggttctggaagttaaagcgcacacatttatgagcggtgctggccgtctttcctttcttgaggatccctgtgaggtgttgtggctcattgattttgttgtctgaatctgttgcttcctctgttactgttttctgagcctctggcagtttgtttactgcttcctttggtggctcttcctgtggctccactgctctctcctttaggcttttcagctcaggacgaatgctggagagagggaagccatacttgcagtagtcgtaggcacagtacagctcacgaattttgacgaaagtgttcaggttttggaagttgaacctgatagttttcttgaccggagtttgagatgcatcccgctgtttgaagctgctgataaggggcatcttttccggtgggccggtaacggccttgctcctgctggaaggagcgtccccagccgtgccttggtgcccggaggggagctcatcgtatacctcctttattttctctcttgaccatgtgcagagtaattacgagagtttgaaccctcttgccatggctctccaattgctttttgtgcgactgttgtatcatccactggcttctggaccttctctctcttcaccaagtggattgtgatgatgagagtctgacgccccctgccagtggcctccttttcgcccttccccaccaccccatcagcatccagcagggtgtcggaggggatctcctcctccaccactgagagaggctgagcagccttcttcaggcagaccagggcctgttgccctgcatcggcctgggcacccgcgttttcggtttcctcgacgatgtcgtcaggttctcgaggggctgcggcgcttccgcctggcgaagagccagccgaagcacccgcagcaccaagacttcttcacttgtttttgctgagtcattttaatgtaaatgaacaatctttagcaggaaagtgaagattaccaacgttgtcctcttctgggatggcttctcgtcgtgtgccgccttggctgcaccgaccactggcggggacgctcaaagaaaaggctgagagtgtaacgctggggcgatgggacgtaatgcaggtgacgaaatgttgctggaagtagtgcgcccatcccacacccacgccctcatgctcctcctgccacccacaccaacccacacaacccacaccCTCATCCCTGGCCTAATGATAGCAAATGGCACATGCCCATGCCAACCCTGCACCCACGCCcatgccaccaacaccaccccattacacctcatccctggccgaatgattgctaccagtattacgcccatgccaatcccgcacccacgccctcatgccacccacgcCAACCCACACAAACCAATCcttcatccctggccgaatgattgctaccagttttacgcccatgccaatcccgcccccacgccctcatgccacccacaccaacccacacaacccactccctcattcctggccgaatgattgcaacaagtattacgcccataccaaccccgcccccacgccctcatgctcctcatgccacccacaccaacccacacaacccactccctcatccctggccgaatgattgctacaagtattacgcccatgccaatcccgcccccacgccctcatgccaaacacaccaacccacacaacccactccctcatccctggccgaatgattgctacaagtattacgcccatgccaaccccgcacccacgccctcatgctcctatctccttctactcacaccaaccctcataattcatcccctcaccttcacctaaacctgccggcgccgcaacacacatctcgtcacaccgagaAGAAGCagtgagctgggactggccgcatcgtgcccaccttacccaatgaaccactcggccgaaaattcttgccacaagcccagcaagaacttcgtattattaatcttacaagaataataacatgtcacacaaatatatttcccttatattgattattggcaatgaagggaggcgtacaaaatatttacagttacaaatatttagctgctgcaacaatacgatttctcgggtagtttttttcttctgaattttcacagatgacgcgttcagcggcgtgaggctttgttaactactggatcgtcccgccttgccctccaggagccttggtgatggatttgtctcttgttagcattgaaccaaatacacacacacacacacacacacacacacacacacacacacacacacacacacacacacacacacacacacacacacacacacacacacacttaacaccacctcttactgccacctgctgactctctctctctctctctctctcttttttgtctagtctgcttttattccgctcacccatcttctaatttactcctgcttatgatcattctctcccagttttaattctacgttttcatctttttttttcctttttcatcttccactcttttctattcaatgtttttttttcaatttttacccttttttcctctttcctttttttttcattttcatttattttgttttttctgacTGTCTTTGCAATACATTCTGCTCAaattaaactgtttcccattgattttccttttttgattctcctatttccttcttccttttcctcttcctattccttccagttctcacgctcttcttcttcttctttatcctattcctaattttgcttttaatcatgttctttttatcttccttttcatttctttttttattttcctttaacactttttctctcccacgtcaaccttctcaatctcagttcaatcacttcctcttcttcttcctcattatcctactccaactttgctttttatctcatatcttttttccttccatctcaatctcctctttctcctcatctttcaatcacttcctcttcctcttctacttccttctactttcctctcgCACGTCtgccttctcaatctcctctttctcctcctctttcaatcacttcctcttcctcgtctactttcttccagacctcacgctcttccttctcattatcgtactccaaattttgctttgaatcttttttttcatccctttaattttttttatgttgcctttactcatttttttctcgcaCGTTGATCTTCTcaatatcctctttctcctcctcttgcaatcacttcctcttcctcttcctcttcctcttctacttccttccagtcgtcacgctcttctgctacctcattatcttacttcaaattttgcttctaatcttttttttttcctgccttccctctcattcttaattAGGCTCACATCTTTTCTCCCGCGCGGCCATTCTCCAAACCCTCTTTTAGTTCCTCATTATCTCaatctaaattttgtcatccattttgttttctttcctttcatctcttcctcttactcctcctccccatccgtgTTTTaacttatccttccttttatttcgttttttcagccttattcgcatatttttttatccttcttcttttctgtttgtatcgtctgttttgtcttttttgtcttttcattttattgttcttgcctttcatcttcctccttcctcctatttcaattttgtatgttatttttgtttttactagtacttcctcgttttgcttttctgcgttttacattctcataatattaatcttcccaatttctacccatttaaatactctcttttgtttctcttctttcccatccgtgtttagtttctcctttttattgttttcttccaactttttctatttcttttcatatcctcttactttttcatatattctaagtcttatttcgcctcttatcccttctccctactctgccttgctttaattcttccatcgccttcctcgtaacttcctttttgtatcctctacgttctttgagttttaattccttgacattttttcttccgcttccttctcccgttttcttgttcatcttcttgtttcgtgtttgcatattttgttttcacctcatctaatatttttttcctttacttttcttctccgttcctctacttttccttcttttcttcctcttattccttcaaaactctcacttactcatacttattatttccatatttctccttctcttctttttttctactcaaaaactttccttcgatatttgggttcccctttcatcattttcctcctattctcttcctcttttgcagtagtggtggtgatggactggTGGGGGGCGGCTGTATGGTAGTTCTGGcggttgaagtgcctgccatgatggtaTTAATGGTAGTTAtccaagtggtgggtgattagtagtggtggtagcggcggtgttCGTTATAATGTTGTTGGTAGGTATGCCTATTTTGAATTTGAATCTGCGGGTTTGATGTACCATGTTTCACTGACTAttcttccagtgtgtgtgtgtgtgtgtgtgtgtgtgtgtgtgtgtgatcgcgtattcccgttctgtgtcacatttttgcacagctctcctccgccccgcccttctcgtggcctgacagccaatcacacagcagagccgcgtgtgggattTGGATGGGGCAGTGTCACGAGttgcgtcccacaagggtcggtgctgggtcctctgccttttattattttcatcaatgacttggacacaggaattagtagtgatgtcagtaagttcgcagatgataccaagatcggtagagtaatccaatcagacagggccgCTAGGGTTCTCctggatgagcttgacagactatatgattgggcggggaagtggcagatggaattcaatgtcgggaagtgtagcattttgagtgtaggtaggaataactcctcacacaattactccttaaatgacactcctctaaacaggtccgcgtgagagagacttagctACGGTCATACTTGCTATTGTTAACGCAAGCCTGGCTTTTGTTTTCGCTGGCTTGCCAGCGATACGCGCGGCAGTCTGGTCACACCACATGCAaagtccgctagctagctagctagcggatcatatcataacaacactagccgctatggaggaagcacttcttggattcgctctgtccacaattactcttgccacttgttttgtagccagtgaggacttaaagaagaaaagaaaagtgaaacgaaagtggataagaccatggctggcaagtgtgttcgctcttgctcttgctcttgctgtacaggtgacccgttagaACGTCAGAGAGGTCAAATAAGAAAtgaatattatatttccattaaagaaaaaaaatacatttggaaattttcttgtattgtcgtTTAGCTTTTATATTACGCATTTAAAGTCCCTccccaaaaaagaaatggaatattttttgattgcatgtatgctgaataaacgatagtttcttattcccttccattcGGCTACCGCTGCCGCCAGCAGTACGGCCAGTGAAAACGGTCCGTATCGATAGCTCAAAGCAGCCGATATCATTAGCTCGTGCAGCGCAAATGACTGGCCGATCAAGCCGTACCGCTGGATCCAGCGATATCAGTAGCTAGTGTGACCGCAcctttaggagtcctagtgagcgatgacctccgtcctagggctcaatgcattcaggctaaaaatcgggccatcagagtacttggtttcatctcaaggagcgtaagcaataggagcgctgaagtcatcctcaaactttacttagcattagttagacctcatctcgattatgcagttcagttctggtcccccactatagaatggacatcaagatgttagaatctgtacagaggaggatgacaaagatgattcagggggtgagaaacttgccttatgaagacaggctgaagcatttaaatctacactttctagaaaggcgaaggttgctaggagacttgatcgaagtctacaaatggatgaagggctttaatagaggggatgtcaataagattttgatagtaaaagagccaggtaggacgcgtagcaatggttttaagttagacaaattcagattcaacaaagacataggcaagaattggttcaccaatagagtggtggacgaatggaacaggcttgggagccatgttgtgggtgccaataccgtagatacattcaagaagaggttggataaattcatggatggtgaggtaaggtggggttgagtgtacaggagctgccttgtataggccaaccggcctcttgtagactctttacgttcttatgttcttatgttcttatgttccatttcccgtaaaattcgtcaagttcatctgtcttttcaacataaaaggtcgaagatacataagtgtACTATGtggacttattttttttattattctttcatttgattttgttcgactttgattaaatcctgtcagtgaagaaatagaacggccagactggtgtgttgacatcatcacttgatgagagagagagagagagagagagagagagagagagagagagagagagagagagagagagagagagagagagagagagagagagagagagagagagagagacagagagagagagagagagagagagagagagagagagagagagagagagagagagagagagagagagagagagagagagagagagagagagagagagagagagagagagagagagagagagagagagagagagagagagagagagagagagagagagagagagagagagagagagagttagttttgTGGGAGCGATTTTCAGGTggatggaaacaattttgttagcaaaattttgacattttgacatttggctcagtgctaaggaatcagaaggtgtcatgtgctgtagagagtattggaggtgttatacctatgctagtgaaaggctggactgcacaaatctaactctgtaggaaggagaaggttgaggaaggtggcactctcaagctcagtgctagggaattagaaggtgtcatgtgctgctgagaggcttggaggtgttataactatgctaatgaaagggtcGACTACattaatctgacccttttggaaagtggcactctctggctctgtgctagggaatcagaaagtgtcatgtggtacagagaggcttggatgtgttataactatgaatgtaaaaggatgtacagcactaatctgaaccaataggaaggtggcactctcaagctctttgcttgggaatcagaaggtggcatgtgctgcagagaagcttggaggtgttataactatgctagtgaaaggaggtacagcactaatctgacttaataggaaggtggcactctcaagctctgtgctagggaatcagaaggtggtatgtgctgcagagaggcttggatgtgttataactatgcatgtgaaaggatgtacagcactaatctgacccaataggaaggtgacactctcaagcgctgtgctaaggaatcagaaggtggcatgtgctgcagagaggcttggcggtgttataactatgctagtgaaaggctggactgcactaatctgaccctgtagaaaagtgactctgcaggaaggtggcaatctcgaactctttg
This genomic stretch from Eriocheir sinensis breed Jianghai 21 unplaced genomic scaffold, ASM2467909v1 Scaffold65, whole genome shotgun sequence harbors:
- the LOC126993651 gene encoding uncharacterized protein LOC126993651; this translates as MPLISSFKQRDASQTPVKKTIRFNFQNLNTFVKIRELYCAYDYCKYGFPLSSIRPELERRKERTVKPQKGSAKDAVKKHNALHQQTVGAARCAQMNTTTEGKSPKGILKKEKMPRSTCPGHVRFNLGDLRAPVKEREVYRGHDTFRYAAPLQVTQPPNFTSRPHQQPVRSASNSLRGAPRHLER